A DNA window from Corynebacterium ciconiae DSM 44920 contains the following coding sequences:
- a CDS encoding GuaB1 family IMP dehydrogenase-related protein: MRFLEQPTHELTYSDVFMVPSRSSVGSRMHVDLSTHDGTGTTIPLVVANMTAVAGRRMAETIARRGGLAILPQDVPAEIAADTIREVKAAHLTFDTPITVKPHHTVGYTRHLIHKRAHGAAIVVAEDKPVGLITEKDLLGADNFTQVGALMATSLLTLPANIEPQEAFSRLRDASRKLAPVVDSDGCLAGIMTRTSALRATVYTPAVDAQGRLRVGAAIGINGDIEQRVRVLIDAGADVLVVDTAHGHQDSMISAVKRVRAMDPGVPIVAGNIVTAEGVRDLVEAGADIIKVGVGPGAMCTTRMQTGVGRPQFTAVLECAAAAKELGAHVWADGGVRDPRDVALALAAGASNVMIGSWFAGTFESPGDLMHDADGRMYKESFGMASRRAVENRNQRTEAFERARREMFEEGISSARIYIDPARGGVEDQVDSIISGVRSSFTYAGADSIPRFHERAVVGIQSAAGYQEGQPRSSRG, translated from the coding sequence ATGCGCTTTCTTGAACAGCCCACCCATGAACTGACCTACTCCGATGTGTTTATGGTGCCCTCGCGTTCCTCCGTGGGGTCGCGGATGCACGTGGACTTAAGCACCCACGACGGCACCGGCACCACCATCCCGCTGGTGGTGGCGAACATGACAGCGGTTGCTGGTCGACGCATGGCGGAGACCATCGCCCGCCGCGGCGGGCTGGCTATCCTGCCGCAAGATGTGCCCGCAGAGATCGCCGCCGACACGATCCGCGAGGTCAAAGCCGCCCACCTCACCTTCGACACCCCGATCACGGTGAAGCCGCACCACACGGTGGGCTACACCCGCCACCTCATTCACAAGCGCGCCCACGGCGCCGCCATTGTGGTGGCAGAGGATAAGCCGGTGGGGTTGATTACGGAAAAGGATCTGCTGGGCGCCGATAACTTCACCCAGGTGGGCGCACTCATGGCCACCTCCCTGCTTACTCTGCCTGCGAACATCGAGCCCCAAGAAGCCTTTAGTCGGCTGCGTGATGCCTCCCGCAAACTCGCCCCGGTAGTCGATAGCGACGGCTGCCTGGCTGGGATCATGACGCGCACGTCTGCGCTGAGGGCCACGGTGTACACCCCTGCGGTGGATGCACAAGGCCGTTTGCGGGTGGGCGCCGCCATCGGCATCAATGGCGATATTGAGCAGCGCGTACGCGTGCTTATCGACGCTGGGGCCGACGTACTGGTGGTAGACACCGCACACGGCCACCAAGACTCAATGATCTCTGCGGTGAAGCGGGTGCGGGCAATGGATCCGGGCGTGCCTATCGTGGCCGGCAACATCGTCACCGCCGAGGGCGTACGGGATCTCGTGGAGGCTGGGGCGGACATCATCAAGGTCGGTGTGGGCCCAGGGGCTATGTGCACCACCAGGATGCAAACGGGCGTAGGCCGCCCGCAGTTCACGGCGGTGCTTGAATGCGCTGCCGCAGCGAAGGAGCTCGGAGCGCACGTGTGGGCCGATGGCGGGGTCCGCGATCCTCGCGACGTGGCTTTGGCCTTGGCTGCGGGCGCGTCGAATGTCATGATCGGCTCGTGGTTTGCGGGCACCTTCGAATCCCCCGGCGATCTGATGCACGACGCGGACGGACGCATGTACAAGGAGTCCTTCGGGATGGCCTCACGGCGTGCGGTAGAAAACCGCAACCAGCGCACCGAGGCCTTCGAGCGCGCCCGGCGCGAAATGTTTGAAGAAGGCATCTCCTCCGCCCGCATCTACATCGACCCTGCACGGGGCGGAGTGGAAGACCAGGTGGATTCCATCATCAGTGGTGTGCGTTCCTCCTTCACCTACGCCGGCGCGGACTCCATCCCGCGGTTTCATGAGCGTGCCGTGGTGGGCATCCAGTCTGCTGCCGGCTACCAAGAGGGACAGCCACGCTCCTCGCGCGGCTAG
- a CDS encoding heme oxygenase (biliverdin-producing) encodes MTASVAEPLSVALKASTAQAHDLAENAEFIKKVVGGELDVSAYTALLEQTYQFYAALESMSRGLQNDPIFALIYDETLMRLPQLRQDLRALHGSDDWRENLTMLPATARYCVRLAEIGALADGPAALAHHYVRYLGDLSGGQVIAVMLKRHYGVDENALNFYRFLGIDKPKKYKDSYREKLDNLKLTDEQRERVLDEAGRAFRHNMEVFGDLKELTGI; translated from the coding sequence ATGACTGCCTCTGTTGCTGAGCCTTTGTCCGTAGCACTTAAGGCCTCTACCGCCCAGGCACACGACTTGGCGGAAAACGCCGAGTTCATCAAGAAGGTCGTCGGCGGTGAGCTCGATGTTTCCGCCTACACAGCTCTGCTCGAGCAGACCTACCAGTTCTACGCTGCTTTGGAATCCATGAGCCGCGGGCTGCAAAACGATCCGATCTTTGCGCTCATCTATGACGAAACCCTGATGCGCCTGCCGCAGCTACGCCAGGACCTACGCGCCCTGCACGGTTCGGATGATTGGCGGGAGAACCTCACCATGCTGCCCGCCACCGCCCGCTACTGCGTCCGCTTGGCGGAGATCGGCGCATTGGCCGATGGCCCTGCTGCCCTGGCGCACCACTACGTGCGCTATCTCGGCGATCTCTCCGGCGGCCAGGTGATTGCGGTGATGCTCAAGCGCCACTACGGGGTGGATGAAAACGCACTGAACTTCTACCGTTTCCTCGGCATCGATAAGCCCAAAAAGTACAAGGATTCCTACCGCGAGAAGCTGGATAACCTCAAGCTCACTGATGAGCAGCGCGAACGGGTGCTCGACGAGGCCGGTCGCGCCTTCCGCCACAACATGGAAGTGTTCGGTGATCTCAAAGAGCTCACGGGAATCTAG